A genomic segment from Vibrio panuliri encodes:
- a CDS encoding branched-chain amino acid ABC transporter permease: protein MNTDLLLQLVINGVIVGMLYGVVAMCFVLIYKSTQVVNFAQGEFLLIGAWVCWAALVYLQLPFFVGFLLTLAFMTLFGIAVQTIVLRPLIGEPIISVIMVTIGLSMFFQALMKWIFGVSAVSYPQVFETNVVNIGGLNVEFAYILSLIFSVIIMGAFYWFFKFSKMGLAMRATAFNQQVAQSLGISIKKVFAISWAISAMVSATAGIVIGIVNGVSDALSIIGIKVFPAVILGGLDSVVGAIVGGITIGLLENLAEFVDSQYLQVGNLYNIAPFYVLLIILAFKPYGLFGTKDIERI from the coding sequence GTGAATACGGACTTATTATTACAACTCGTCATCAACGGCGTAATAGTTGGCATGTTATACGGTGTGGTCGCCATGTGTTTTGTACTGATTTACAAATCGACTCAAGTGGTGAACTTTGCCCAAGGTGAATTCTTATTGATTGGCGCTTGGGTCTGTTGGGCGGCATTGGTCTATTTACAGTTGCCTTTCTTTGTCGGCTTCTTATTGACGTTAGCATTTATGACGTTGTTTGGCATCGCAGTACAAACCATTGTATTACGCCCGCTGATTGGTGAGCCGATTATTTCAGTCATTATGGTGACGATCGGCTTGTCGATGTTTTTCCAAGCACTGATGAAGTGGATCTTTGGTGTTTCAGCCGTCTCTTACCCACAAGTGTTTGAAACTAACGTGGTGAATATTGGTGGTCTTAACGTCGAGTTCGCTTACATACTTAGCTTGATCTTCTCTGTGATCATTATGGGCGCATTTTACTGGTTCTTTAAGTTCAGCAAAATGGGCTTAGCGATGCGAGCTACTGCCTTCAATCAGCAAGTGGCGCAAAGCTTGGGAATCTCAATCAAAAAAGTATTTGCGATTAGTTGGGCGATTTCAGCGATGGTCTCCGCCACCGCTGGAATTGTAATTGGTATTGTTAATGGTGTATCTGACGCACTTTCGATTATCGGTATTAAGGTATTTCCGGCGGTTATTCTCGGCGGTTTAGATTCGGTTGTCGGGGCAATTGTTGGTGGGATTACGATTGGTCTGTTAGAGAATCTTGCTGAGTTTGTGGACAGCCAATATTTGCAGGTGGGCAACTTGTACAATATTGCTCCCTTCTACGTGCTGTTAATCATTCTCGCCTTCAAGCCATATGGTCTGTTTGGTACGAAAGACATCGAGCGTATTTAA
- a CDS encoding acetoacetate--CoA ligase codes for METQSPIWSPSETRIAESNLLRFTQDINQLSPSNPIGNYADLHQWSLDNSPQFWREIWQFCQIIGDLGDKTTSIGKSKWQTLTSNRDTIWFEDSQLNYAENLLNFAQQQPKQIMLRFCNESGEQRRLNGRELIAQVSSIQQWLVSSGVKKGDVVAAYLPYIPEAVIAMLATTSLGAIWTSTSPDFGADSVLERFGQVKPKVLFCCDGYKFNGKTYPMNAKNKVVSSKLSRNLKVCQIDYLNEHCSSVNNHVTWQNLLDHYSPQALSYLRVSFNHPLFILYSSGTTGQPKCIVHSVGGTLINHLKEHVLHCDVKPEDNLFYYTTCGWMMWNWHVSALASGATLVIYDGSPVFPASDILWHLAERESVTLFGTSAKYLEAIEQSGYSPNQHHKLSKLRTICSTGSVLYPEQFSFVYQHIKTDVHLASISGGTDICGCFVLGNPISPVFRGECQQAGLGVDAQVLDESGTQVWQARGELTCTNSLPNFPIGFWNDDGQRYHKAYWDKFDNVWHHGDDVMQSRNGGFVFYGRSDTTLNPGGVRIGTAEIYQQVNAIEGICDSIAVGKLTQQTEDIWLLIKLEPQSMLDKALKQRICSILKTNCSPRHVPQRIFAISDIPRTRSGKLVELAVKQVINGLEVKNVGAIANPEVLDEIKILCYADNTV; via the coding sequence ATGGAAACACAATCACCAATTTGGTCACCCTCTGAAACACGTATCGCTGAAAGTAACCTTCTGCGCTTTACGCAGGACATTAATCAGTTATCGCCCTCTAACCCAATCGGCAATTATGCCGACCTTCATCAATGGTCGCTAGACAACAGCCCACAATTTTGGCGAGAAATTTGGCAATTTTGTCAAATTATCGGCGATCTTGGTGACAAAACGACTTCTATCGGAAAATCAAAATGGCAAACCCTTACCTCTAATCGCGATACAATTTGGTTTGAGGATAGCCAGCTCAACTACGCTGAGAACCTGCTAAATTTCGCGCAACAACAGCCCAAACAAATCATGCTGCGCTTTTGTAATGAAAGCGGTGAACAGCGACGGCTCAACGGACGTGAGCTAATCGCACAAGTATCAAGCATTCAGCAATGGTTAGTCTCCTCCGGGGTTAAGAAAGGCGATGTAGTCGCCGCTTATCTGCCTTACATACCAGAAGCAGTTATTGCAATGCTTGCAACAACCAGTCTGGGCGCGATATGGACATCTACCTCTCCCGATTTTGGCGCCGATAGTGTGCTCGAACGTTTTGGGCAAGTTAAACCTAAAGTACTGTTCTGTTGTGATGGCTATAAGTTCAACGGCAAAACATATCCCATGAATGCAAAAAACAAGGTGGTTAGCAGCAAGCTAAGCCGCAACCTCAAGGTGTGCCAAATTGATTACCTCAACGAGCATTGCTCTTCGGTCAACAACCATGTAACTTGGCAAAATCTCTTAGATCATTACTCGCCGCAAGCACTTTCATACTTGCGCGTTTCATTCAACCATCCTTTGTTTATTCTCTATTCTTCCGGCACGACTGGACAACCTAAATGTATCGTTCATTCTGTTGGTGGTACGTTGATCAATCACCTAAAAGAGCACGTGTTACACTGTGACGTAAAACCAGAAGATAATCTATTTTACTATACAACGTGCGGGTGGATGATGTGGAACTGGCATGTCTCCGCATTAGCCAGTGGCGCAACCCTTGTTATTTATGACGGCAGCCCCGTTTTCCCAGCAAGCGACATTTTATGGCATTTGGCCGAACGCGAGTCCGTCACGCTGTTTGGTACCTCTGCTAAGTATCTTGAAGCCATAGAACAGAGCGGTTACTCCCCCAACCAGCACCATAAGCTAAGCAAGTTACGTACAATTTGTTCAACCGGCTCCGTACTGTACCCAGAGCAGTTTAGTTTTGTTTATCAACACATTAAGACCGATGTTCATTTAGCCTCTATCTCTGGGGGCACCGACATCTGCGGCTGCTTCGTTCTTGGCAACCCTATTTCACCGGTTTTTCGGGGTGAATGTCAGCAAGCTGGCTTAGGTGTTGATGCACAAGTCTTGGATGAGAGCGGGACACAAGTATGGCAAGCTCGCGGAGAGTTGACCTGCACAAACTCACTGCCCAATTTTCCGATTGGCTTTTGGAATGACGATGGACAGCGTTATCACAAAGCCTACTGGGATAAGTTCGATAATGTTTGGCACCACGGCGACGACGTGATGCAAAGTAGAAATGGCGGATTTGTTTTTTATGGTCGAAGTGACACGACACTTAACCCTGGCGGCGTTCGCATTGGTACCGCAGAAATATACCAACAAGTTAATGCTATTGAAGGGATCTGCGACTCTATTGCGGTTGGAAAGCTAACTCAACAAACCGAAGATATCTGGCTGCTAATTAAACTTGAACCACAATCAATGCTCGATAAGGCTCTAAAGCAACGGATCTGTTCCATTTTGAAAACCAACTGTTCACCAAGGCATGTACCGCAACGTATTTTTGCCATTAGTGATATCCCTAGAACTCGTTCCGGGAAACTGGTTGAGTTAGCGGTTAAGCAAGTCATCAATGGCCTTGAGGTGAAAAATGTTGGTGCGATTGCCAATCCTGAAGTGCTCGATGAGATCAAAATACTCTGTTACGCAGATAACACCGTATGA
- a CDS encoding long-chain fatty acid--CoA ligase: MVQQRKDWADIDILDTFPKVLQYNAEHWPNDIAMREKEFGIWREFSWLDYQNRVKWLSLALQEFGIGQSDVIGLLGDNRPEWVWGELAAHAIKAYSLGIYQDSMHDEVAYLINYAQAKVVIAEDEEQCDKLLELGDTIPSVELIVYCDTRGMRKYDDPRLVDVETLYQQGQALDQAQPERYSALVNATHGNDLSILCTTSGTTSKPKLALLHSGPFLDHCSAYLRADPRAPGDNYVSVLPLPWIMEQVYVVGQALVARQIVNFVEEQETMMSDLREIGPNFVLLAPRVWENIVADVSARMMDSTPFKQKMYNWGMKLANQALEQGKRSKLAEFILLRALRDRLGFSNLTSAATGGAAMGPDTFRYLQAIGVPLKQLYGQTEMCGAYTVHQSDDVDYDSVGVAFDNAQVKVINPDSNGVGEIIAQSSGMFTGYLNNMDAYHEDVRDGWMHTGDAGYFKPSGHLVVIDRLKDMSETSQGARYSPQFIENKLKFSPFIAEAVVLGKQRPWLSAIICIRYAIVAKWAEQKGIAFTNYTNLSAQPEVYRAIRNEVQKVNESLPEAQKISKFILLYKELDADDGELTRTRKVRRGVVAEKYSDIIETIYSDQPNVDVDTVITYQDGTKTRIKTSLVVETLIEHQPQPITREQRRIA; the protein is encoded by the coding sequence ATGGTACAGCAACGTAAAGACTGGGCTGATATTGATATCCTCGATACCTTCCCCAAAGTGCTGCAATACAATGCTGAGCATTGGCCAAATGATATTGCAATGCGTGAAAAAGAGTTTGGTATTTGGCGAGAGTTTAGTTGGCTTGACTATCAAAATCGCGTCAAGTGGCTCTCGCTGGCGTTGCAAGAATTTGGAATCGGTCAAAGTGATGTGATTGGTTTGCTGGGTGATAATCGACCTGAGTGGGTATGGGGAGAGCTTGCCGCCCATGCTATAAAAGCTTACTCGCTAGGTATCTATCAAGACTCGATGCATGATGAAGTGGCTTATTTAATTAATTATGCCCAAGCGAAAGTGGTTATCGCAGAAGACGAGGAGCAGTGTGATAAGTTACTTGAACTGGGTGATACCATTCCAAGTGTAGAGTTGATTGTATATTGCGACACTCGTGGGATGCGTAAATATGATGATCCTCGTTTAGTTGACGTTGAAACGCTTTATCAACAAGGACAAGCGTTGGATCAGGCTCAACCTGAACGATACTCGGCATTGGTCAATGCAACCCATGGTAATGATCTGTCCATCCTGTGCACCACTTCGGGGACCACATCCAAACCCAAACTTGCACTGTTGCACAGCGGGCCTTTTTTAGACCACTGCTCCGCCTATTTGAGAGCTGACCCTCGCGCTCCGGGCGACAACTATGTCTCAGTGTTGCCACTACCTTGGATCATGGAGCAAGTGTATGTCGTAGGGCAGGCGCTAGTTGCACGCCAAATCGTTAATTTTGTCGAAGAGCAAGAAACGATGATGTCTGATTTGCGTGAAATAGGACCGAACTTTGTTTTATTGGCGCCGCGAGTTTGGGAAAACATCGTCGCCGACGTGTCCGCTCGAATGATGGACTCGACGCCTTTCAAACAAAAGATGTACAACTGGGGAATGAAACTGGCGAATCAGGCGCTTGAGCAAGGTAAGCGTTCCAAGCTCGCTGAGTTTATTCTGTTACGTGCACTGCGGGATCGATTGGGTTTCTCGAACCTCACATCCGCAGCAACGGGCGGCGCAGCGATGGGACCAGATACTTTCCGATATCTGCAAGCAATTGGGGTGCCCCTCAAGCAGCTTTATGGGCAGACCGAAATGTGTGGCGCGTATACCGTGCATCAATCCGATGATGTGGATTACGACTCGGTTGGTGTTGCGTTTGATAACGCACAGGTGAAAGTGATCAATCCTGACAGTAATGGCGTTGGTGAAATCATTGCGCAAAGTAGTGGCATGTTCACCGGCTACCTCAATAATATGGATGCTTATCACGAGGATGTACGTGACGGTTGGATGCATACTGGTGATGCGGGGTACTTCAAACCTTCCGGTCATCTGGTCGTGATAGATCGACTCAAAGATATGTCAGAGACCAGCCAAGGGGCTCGATATTCTCCCCAGTTTATTGAGAACAAGCTTAAATTCTCGCCCTTTATTGCAGAAGCCGTGGTGCTGGGTAAGCAACGACCTTGGTTGTCAGCAATCATCTGTATTCGCTATGCGATCGTCGCCAAATGGGCAGAGCAAAAAGGTATCGCGTTTACCAACTATACCAATCTTTCCGCTCAGCCTGAGGTTTATCGTGCAATTCGTAATGAAGTGCAAAAGGTAAATGAATCGCTGCCAGAGGCGCAAAAAATCAGCAAGTTTATTCTGCTTTACAAAGAGTTAGATGCTGATGATGGCGAGTTAACTCGAACGCGAAAAGTTCGTCGTGGCGTCGTAGCCGAGAAATATAGCGACATTATCGAGACCATCTACAGCGACCAACCCAATGTAGATGTCGACACTGTGATTACCTATCAGGACGGCACCAAAACTCGCATAAAAACCTCTTTAGTGGTCGAAACGCTGATAGAGCATCAACCGCAACCCATCACCCGCGAACAACGGAGGATCGCATAG
- a CDS encoding electron transfer flavoprotein subunit alpha/FixB family protein — protein MKNLIIAEHDNQHLHVDTLKVIQAASHTGTANTVLVIGSDCQSVAEQAAKAETVSQVLIVDTPEFGYHFAEMLSPVITNLASDYQGIWFCASSQGKDLAPRVAAKMGVGQLSDIVQVISEDTFVRPIYAGNAFAKVTTRDSTRVITVRGSAFDPVRLNNNAPIEQFQIDAPPATVSMVRFDKTENERPELTAAEIVISGGRGVGSKENFALIEQLADKLGAAIGASRAAVDAGFVANDLQVGQTGKIVAPKLYIAVGISGAIQHLAGMKESKVIVAINKDPDSPIFEVADYGLVGDLFEILPQLTEQL, from the coding sequence ATGAAAAACTTAATTATTGCAGAGCACGACAATCAACATCTCCATGTTGATACGCTTAAAGTGATACAAGCCGCCAGTCATACTGGCACTGCGAACACGGTTTTGGTTATCGGCAGTGACTGCCAATCAGTTGCTGAGCAAGCAGCCAAAGCGGAAACGGTTTCTCAAGTGTTGATTGTCGATACTCCAGAGTTTGGTTATCACTTTGCTGAAATGCTAAGTCCAGTTATCACTAACTTAGCGTCAGATTATCAAGGGATTTGGTTTTGCGCATCGTCCCAGGGCAAAGACCTTGCTCCAAGAGTTGCGGCGAAAATGGGTGTTGGGCAGCTTTCAGATATCGTCCAAGTAATAAGTGAAGATACCTTTGTTCGTCCTATTTATGCTGGCAACGCCTTTGCGAAAGTAACCACTCGTGATAGTACTCGCGTTATTACGGTTCGTGGTTCCGCATTTGACCCTGTCAGACTCAACAACAACGCCCCTATTGAGCAATTCCAAATAGATGCGCCACCAGCAACAGTTTCAATGGTCCGTTTTGACAAAACCGAAAACGAGCGTCCGGAACTGACCGCAGCAGAGATCGTCATTTCCGGGGGACGCGGGGTTGGCAGCAAAGAGAATTTTGCTTTGATTGAGCAATTGGCTGATAAGTTGGGTGCCGCAATTGGAGCGTCACGTGCTGCAGTGGATGCGGGATTTGTTGCCAACGATTTACAAGTCGGGCAAACCGGTAAAATTGTCGCTCCCAAACTTTATATTGCTGTTGGTATCTCTGGTGCGATTCAACACTTAGCAGGCATGAAAGAGTCGAAAGTCATCGTGGCTATTAATAAAGATCCCGACAGTCCAATTTTTGAAGTCGCAGACTACGGCTTGGTTGGCGATCTGTTTGAAATACTGCCACAACTTACCGAGCAACTGTAA
- a CDS encoding electron transfer flavoprotein-ubiquinone oxidoreductase — MERERMEFDVLIVGAGPAGLSAACRIKQLAVEQQLDISVCVVEKGSEVGAHILSGALFETRSLSELFPDWQKLSAPLETAVSQDQTYYLSSDDSSYSIPHWAVPKTLHNHGNYIISLGNLCRWLAEQAEAMGVEIYPGFSAESPIFEDKRIVGVVTGDMGLNQSGEPKTNFAAGIELRAKFTLFSEGARGHLGKQIIQHYQLDKEQTPQHYAIGFKELWEVPPHQHQAGLVLHFTGWPLQHEASGGGYLYHLENNQVAVGLIVDLNYANPHLSPFDEFQRVKHHPLLKQYLQNGNRISYGARAIAKGGLHSLPTQQFAGGLLIGCDAGTLNPAKIKGTHTAMKSGLLAAESVVDALINQSQVADYKAFFEQSWLYKELYQARNFSHGIHRFGTLTGGGVAVLEQNVLQGKAPWNIRYNRQDHHHLILASDAPKIVYPKPDGVLSFDRLSSVYLANIYHEENQPCHLRLLNERIPIEQNLERYAEPAQRYCPAGVYEIVLEQQQPRLQINAANCIHCKTCDIKDPSQNIHWTPPEGGGGPNYPNM; from the coding sequence ATGGAAAGAGAGCGCATGGAGTTTGACGTGCTGATTGTCGGAGCAGGACCCGCCGGGCTTTCTGCTGCGTGTCGAATCAAGCAATTAGCAGTTGAACAGCAGTTAGATATCTCAGTGTGTGTGGTGGAGAAGGGCTCAGAAGTCGGAGCGCATATTTTATCTGGAGCGCTGTTTGAAACACGGAGTTTGAGTGAGCTGTTTCCAGACTGGCAAAAGCTTTCAGCACCGCTTGAGACTGCGGTATCACAGGATCAGACATACTATCTTTCGAGTGACGATTCAAGCTACTCCATCCCTCATTGGGCAGTGCCTAAAACACTACATAATCATGGTAACTATATCATTAGTCTGGGAAATTTATGCCGCTGGTTAGCTGAACAAGCGGAAGCCATGGGGGTAGAGATCTATCCAGGTTTTAGCGCCGAAAGTCCTATTTTTGAAGATAAACGCATTGTTGGCGTTGTTACTGGCGATATGGGGTTGAACCAATCAGGCGAGCCAAAGACCAACTTTGCCGCGGGTATTGAGCTTAGAGCCAAATTCACTTTATTTTCTGAAGGTGCGAGAGGGCATCTTGGTAAGCAAATTATCCAGCATTATCAATTGGACAAAGAGCAAACGCCGCAACATTACGCCATTGGCTTTAAAGAGTTGTGGGAAGTGCCACCGCACCAACATCAAGCGGGCTTAGTGCTCCATTTTACAGGTTGGCCGTTGCAACATGAAGCATCTGGTGGTGGGTATCTGTACCATCTAGAGAACAACCAAGTCGCGGTCGGACTAATTGTAGATTTGAACTACGCCAATCCGCATCTTAGCCCATTTGATGAGTTCCAACGTGTCAAACACCATCCTTTGTTAAAGCAGTACCTGCAAAACGGCAACCGTATTAGCTATGGAGCTCGCGCGATTGCTAAAGGTGGCTTACATTCACTACCGACTCAGCAATTCGCGGGTGGGTTACTGATTGGATGTGATGCCGGTACGCTCAATCCCGCCAAAATTAAAGGGACACACACCGCAATGAAGTCAGGATTGCTCGCTGCGGAGTCTGTGGTTGATGCACTAATTAATCAAAGTCAAGTTGCTGATTATAAAGCGTTCTTTGAGCAATCATGGTTGTATAAGGAGCTTTATCAGGCACGCAATTTCTCCCATGGTATCCATCGTTTTGGAACTCTAACAGGGGGAGGGGTTGCAGTGTTGGAGCAGAATGTTTTGCAAGGAAAAGCTCCTTGGAATATCCGCTATAACCGTCAAGATCATCATCACTTAATCTTGGCGTCTGATGCTCCAAAGATTGTTTATCCCAAGCCTGACGGAGTGTTAAGTTTTGATCGCCTTTCCTCGGTCTACTTAGCCAATATTTATCATGAAGAGAATCAACCTTGCCATCTTCGCTTGCTCAACGAACGCATTCCAATTGAGCAAAATCTTGAGCGTTATGCAGAGCCTGCCCAGCGATACTGTCCGGCTGGTGTATATGAAATCGTCCTAGAACAGCAGCAACCTAGGCTGCAAATCAATGCGGCGAATTGTATTCACTGCAAAACCTGCGATATCAAAGATCCCAGTCAGAACATTCATTGGACTCCCCCAGAAGGTGGTGGTGGACCAAACTATCCCAATATGTAG
- a CDS encoding ABC transporter ATP-binding protein, with protein sequence MVSETPLLQVNDISLAFGGVKALTDVSFHVNEKEIFSIIGPNGAGKTSMLNCISGRYTPNKGSVVFAGKDVTKRTPSQRAQLGIGRTFQNLALFSHMSVLDNIMVGRHHLLKNNFVTGPLYWFSNAQKEEMAHRKYVEEVIDFLEIQHIRKATAGTLSYGLRKRVELARAIALKPKLLLLDEPMAGMNLEEKEDMARYIMDLNEELDITIIMIEHDMGVVMDISNRVLVLDFGKHIAMGNPEQVMENPHVKKAYLGEEMPSLEESA encoded by the coding sequence ATGGTATCGGAGACGCCTCTGCTGCAGGTAAACGATATTTCACTCGCTTTTGGTGGGGTTAAAGCACTAACCGATGTGAGCTTCCATGTGAATGAGAAAGAAATTTTCTCTATCATTGGCCCAAACGGTGCGGGTAAGACCTCAATGCTAAATTGTATATCCGGCCGCTATACACCCAACAAAGGCTCAGTTGTTTTTGCCGGTAAAGATGTCACCAAGCGCACGCCAAGTCAGCGCGCTCAATTGGGCATTGGCCGCACCTTTCAAAACCTAGCACTTTTTTCTCATATGTCGGTTCTCGACAACATTATGGTTGGACGCCATCACTTATTAAAGAACAACTTTGTCACCGGGCCTCTGTATTGGTTTTCGAATGCACAGAAAGAGGAAATGGCTCACCGTAAGTATGTGGAAGAGGTGATTGATTTTCTCGAGATTCAGCATATTCGTAAAGCTACCGCTGGAACCCTTTCGTATGGATTGCGCAAACGCGTTGAGCTTGCTCGTGCCATTGCGCTCAAACCTAAGTTGCTTTTACTCGATGAACCGATGGCAGGTATGAATCTAGAAGAGAAAGAGGACATGGCGCGTTACATCATGGATCTCAATGAGGAACTGGATATCACCATCATTATGATTGAGCACGATATGGGGGTAGTGATGGACATCTCTAATCGCGTTCTGGTGTTAGATTTTGGCAAACATATCGCGATGGGTAACCCTGAACAAGTGATGGAAAATCCTCATGTTAAGAAGGCCTATCTTGGTGAGGAGATGCCAAGTTTAGAGGAGAGCGCGTAA
- a CDS encoding electron transfer flavoprotein subunit beta/FixA family protein, with protein MKILVPIKRVIDPYIKVRVKPDNSDVEMNNVKMTVNPFCEIAVEEAVRLKEQGIASEVIVVSAGESSSQEQLRTALALGADRSIHIDTPRDIEPLIVAKLLATIVQREQVGLVITGKQSIDTDNNQVAQMLAALLDWPQATFASQVSLIDQQLEVVREVDGGLMTVAMSLPAVISTDLRLNEPRFASLPNIMKAKKKPMQTLSAQELGVEVEFTQTITEVSPPQARKSGIKVATVEELIDKLRHEAKVIV; from the coding sequence GTGAAAATACTAGTGCCAATTAAGCGGGTCATTGACCCCTACATTAAGGTTCGCGTAAAGCCAGACAACAGCGATGTTGAAATGAATAATGTCAAAATGACCGTCAATCCATTTTGCGAAATTGCGGTGGAAGAAGCGGTTAGACTCAAGGAGCAAGGTATCGCGAGTGAAGTGATTGTGGTAAGTGCTGGAGAAAGCTCAAGTCAAGAACAGCTTCGCACCGCTCTCGCACTGGGCGCTGATCGTTCCATCCATATCGACACCCCAAGGGATATAGAGCCTTTAATCGTCGCCAAGTTGCTTGCTACCATCGTACAACGTGAGCAAGTCGGTTTGGTCATCACTGGAAAACAGTCAATTGATACCGACAATAATCAAGTTGCACAAATGTTGGCCGCTCTGCTCGACTGGCCACAAGCCACTTTCGCCTCGCAGGTTTCGCTCATTGACCAGCAACTGGAGGTGGTCCGCGAAGTTGATGGAGGTTTAATGACGGTAGCAATGTCATTACCCGCAGTCATTAGTACCGACTTAAGACTTAACGAACCCCGCTTCGCTTCTTTGCCAAATATTATGAAAGCGAAGAAGAAACCTATGCAAACACTCAGTGCGCAAGAGTTAGGAGTCGAGGTTGAATTTACCCAGACCATCACCGAAGTCTCCCCTCCCCAAGCGCGTAAAAGTGGCATAAAAGTCGCCACCGTAGAAGAACTGATCGATAAACTGCGTCACGAGGCTAAGGTGATTGTATGA
- a CDS encoding branched-chain amino acid ABC transporter permease — translation MAHVSMRPCGDFRTTYKSDTPIFETKTIRSLAIIGLIAMLAAPLVLDIYFLNLFIQIAYLGIAALGLNILVGFTGQISLGHGAFFGFGAFASAWLNNQFNIPVVLAIPLAGYLTMIVGMLFGLPAARIKGLYLAIATLAAQFILEDFFARAEWFSGGSYGASANPVALFGYEFYSDESFFYVALFALVFMYMWAANLIRSRDGRAFVSVRDHYLSAEIMGINLTKYRLLSFGICAFYAGIGGALYGHYLGFVSAEGFTIMMSIQFLAMIIIGGLGSVKGTLMGTIFIVLLPEVLEFGVAGLSIFGTSTAFTDGLAYIKEMAVGLVIMLFLIFEPQGLAHRWQQIRAYWKHYPFSY, via the coding sequence ATGGCTCATGTAAGTATGCGTCCGTGTGGTGATTTTCGCACCACCTACAAAAGTGATACGCCAATTTTTGAAACAAAGACGATTCGTTCACTCGCGATTATTGGGTTAATCGCTATGTTAGCGGCGCCGTTAGTGCTAGATATTTACTTTCTCAACCTGTTTATCCAAATTGCCTACCTTGGTATAGCAGCGCTTGGACTGAATATTCTCGTTGGGTTTACTGGGCAAATCTCATTAGGCCACGGTGCGTTTTTTGGCTTTGGCGCATTTGCTTCAGCTTGGCTAAACAACCAATTCAACATTCCTGTGGTGCTTGCTATTCCGCTCGCAGGCTATTTAACCATGATTGTTGGCATGCTGTTCGGGTTGCCTGCCGCCCGCATTAAAGGGCTCTATTTGGCGATTGCCACGTTAGCGGCGCAATTTATTTTAGAAGACTTTTTCGCGCGTGCTGAGTGGTTTAGTGGTGGATCTTATGGTGCGAGTGCCAACCCAGTGGCGCTCTTTGGTTACGAATTTTACAGCGACGAGAGTTTTTTCTATGTCGCTTTGTTCGCCTTAGTATTTATGTATATGTGGGCGGCAAATTTAATTCGCTCTCGTGATGGTCGCGCGTTTGTTTCCGTGCGAGACCATTATCTCTCGGCAGAAATTATGGGCATTAATTTGACCAAATATCGTCTGCTCTCATTCGGAATTTGTGCCTTCTATGCTGGAATCGGTGGTGCGCTGTACGGCCACTACTTAGGCTTTGTTTCGGCTGAAGGTTTTACCATCATGATGTCGATCCAGTTTCTGGCCATGATCATCATTGGTGGACTCGGTTCAGTGAAAGGCACTTTGATGGGCACCATCTTTATAGTGTTACTGCCCGAGGTCTTAGAATTTGGTGTCGCAGGCTTATCTATTTTCGGGACAAGTACTGCGTTTACTGATGGTTTGGCTTACATCAAAGAAATGGCGGTCGGACTGGTAATTATGCTGTTCCTTATTTTCGAACCACAAGGGTTAGCTCATCGCTGGCAACAGATTCGAGCATATTGGAAACATTATCCGTTCTCTTATTAA